taagctgggacaaagtgagagagtggcatggacatatatacactaccagacataaaatagctagctagtgggaagcagccgcatagcacaggtagatcagctcggtgctttgtgaccacctagaggggtggggtagggagggtgggagcgagggagacgcaagagggaagagatatggggatgtatgtatatgtataactgattcactttgttataaagcagaaactgacacaccattgtaaagcaattatactccaataaagatgtttaaaaaaaagtaacttaaaaGTGATGGATACAGAATCAACTaagtttttttttgaagttataattcacatttttattaataatatttactcattttaacaatattctaaGTTTCAAGCCAtgtaattttttggttttgtgttcaAATGTAGACTTTTCAGTCTTATATCTTCAGAAATGAGTTTCATAAATCAGTTGTTAAAAATACTAGATTCATCTGCTCTGACAATATTCCCTGTTAGTTTAGTCAATTAAAGATTTAGCTTAACTTCTAAAACTAAAACATACTGCACCTTTCTTTGTGAAAGAAGTACTAGCCATTTTATTCAAGAGTACTAATGTCCAATTATAGataattttattacaaaattgCCATTATTCAGAAACAAGACCAATAAGTCAAGATAATCATTAAGTCCTGCAACAGAAGtgtgaattaataaatgtaattgagaaccactgagtcaATGAGTAATGACCATATCATATAGTTTACtcagttgttttaaaaatcattcagctGTACTTGTGACTGACAGAGGTCTATTATTCATGATGTCACTGGCATGACATCAGGCCCAATAGACATACATAATAACTTTGATTGAAtgcataattatttaattattataaagttattaaatACATAATAACTTTTATTGTGTCCATATGCGGAAAAGAGTTACCATGGCAGGCTGACACCGCTCTCCTTCGAAAGGATTGCTTACAAGGCTGGCCCTTAGCTGGCATCAGAACCTGGATTTGGGGAGCGTTTCTGCCATACCCTAATTGATGAGAGCCACTCACTGCGCCTATAAACTGTCTGGGTAAACCACGTGGTTTGTGTtcaacacctgctttccttctgggagtctggaattttggtacatGCTATGCAGAGGCTTCCACGTGACCGACTTCCAGTTAAAAGTCTGAGGACTGAGTTTCTAATGAGATCCCCTGGAGACAACATTTCACACGTTGTCACAATTCAACCATGGTGGAATTAAGCTCACGCTGAGTGACTCTACCAGGAGAGAACTCTAGGAAGCTTGCACCTGGTTTCCTCTGGACTTTGTcccatgtgccttttccctttgctcgTTTTGCTCTAATAAATCTTAGCCTCAGTATGACTACATACTTAGTATTATGAGTCTTTGTAGGAAATCACCAAACCcaggggtggtcttggggacacTGACACAGTCCAGTGTAGGTCCAAAGAAGAGGACCTGTGCCTTAAATCTCTTTATATTTCTTAGAATATATAACATACTCTTATACGTAACAGATTAtcatattttgtgattttatatatTATCCTCCTAATACATCCAAACCAGTCTAAAGATGTATTGAATCTCTACTTCAGTGTGACTTAACATTGGTGAACCAGTTAAATGGCAAAAATATATGTGATAATACACGTACAATTCAAACAACAAATGAAAAGTTTTTGGCAGGTTCAAGTAACAGAGTTGGATAGAAGATTGATTACTTTGACCATTTACAGTCTGCAGCCCTCCAATTTGTTTTAATGATGTCTTGATAGTTCTCTGCCTGCAAATATCCTAAAGAATATCCTAAGCAttcttaatttgaatttctttttttgttaattcACCCATCTTTGGAATTTAGCAAAATATAACATATTTCAGTTGTGTGTGACTGATAAAGAGGGCAGGTATTTTATCAAGCTTCTGTGTTATTTAAGGACAGTTCTGTGATGTGTCAAATAAACAATCCATGCTTCCTTATACTTTATACAATTCCTTTAGAACCAATCCTACCTATTGGCCAATAGATCAAAAAGACTGCCACAGAAAACACTGATACAAAAGAAACATTGAAATATGATCAAAGAAGGCCCAAGGGATGAAAGGAGTCAGTGAGTTGGAGAATATAGCCAGGTTAAAGAAAGTTCCAGGCCACCCCTGATGTCAAAGTACTTTTCTGGTCTTGATCTTGAACTTGTTCAGAATCTCTCTCTTGGGCCTTTTCCCTCATTATTTTGGGGATCAAAACATCTTTTTCGCTGACGTGCCTGCGGCCCGCCTTCCGGAAGGAAACCCTGGCGGCTAACTATGGCGACGGTGGCGGAGCAGTGGGTGCTGGTGGAGATGGTCCAGGCGCTCTACGAGGCTCCTGCTTATCATCTTATTTTGGAAGGAATTTTAATACTCTGGATAATCagacttcttttctctaaaacttaCAAGTTACAAGAACGATCTGATTTTACAgtcaaggaaaaggaagaattgatTGAAGAGTGGCAACCAGAACCTCTTGTTCCTCCTGTCTCAAAAGACCATCCTGCTCTCAACTACAACATCGTTTCAGGCCCTCCAAGCCATAACATTGTggtgaatggaaaagaatgtataaactTTGCCTCATTCAATTTTCTTGGACTGTTGGATAACCCTAGGCTCAAGGCAGCAGCTTTGGCATCTCTAAAGAAGTGTGGTGTGGGAACTTGTGGACCTAGAGGATTTTAGGGCACATTTGATGTGCACTTGGATTTGGAAGACCGCCTGGCAAAATTTATGAAGACAGAAGAAGCCATTATATACTCATATGGATTTGCCACCATAGCCAGTGCTATTCCTGCTTACTCTAAGAGAGGGGACATTGTGTTTGTAAATATATAGTCACCCGGCCAAGTAGTTCTGCAGAACTAGTGAGACCTCCACTGGAAGGATGCCTTAAGGTGTCGGTACTTTGTTATCTgccattatgattttatttattgatgttgAGAAGACCAAACTTATGTAGGAGCGGACCAGCCCTCTGTTTTCCCTGTGCAGCTCTGTGACAGTGTGGTGTCCTTGTGAGTCCATGGTCGTAGCCCACATAGCCACTCATACTACCTGATAAAGTCACTCCACTTCTCAGTACCCTCGCTGCAACTCTTGGTCTCTGCTGATCTTGCTTCATGGCTTGTTAAGAATATAGAAGTCATGAGTTGCAGACTTCCTTAACTTTCCAGGAACAAATGACACACTTGCATACATGTGCACTAAATGTATGGTGTTGCTTTTTACTGTggaggggaagagcagagaggagTAGAGTGAGGGCTGGCATAGCCCAGGCAGCTGGTTATACCCGTCAGGAGCACCTGCCACTAGCCCGAGCCTCTGTTATCTTTTGAGTGGACAATTAAATGACTCTCTTCATTTAGGTCTCAGAGtgacttttgtttcctcttttcctttttgacacCATAGCCAGACACTCCATTTAAGAGCTTCCATTGttcctaaaataaatatccaagttCTTATTATGATCTTGTACATTCTAGACTACTGTTTTAGGCCCATTTTCTACCATTTCCCCTTAGGTGGTCATGCTGTGTAGCCTTACCAGCCTTATATGCTAGTTtcccctcaaggcctttgcacgtgctaagACCCTAAGTCCCTACGCCTAGAATGTTGTTCCTCCTCTCATCTCCTACTTAATTCCTGCTCATCCTGCACATGTACCACCTCTGCAGGAAAGCCTTCCCCAAGCTCTCAGACCAGGTCAAGACCCCTTGCTGCATGTGGAGAAAATTTTACAGCCAGAGGAGTTTGGTATCCTTGTGAATCCATGACCACGCAGGCATTTACGTGCCTGTCAGAATCACTGTTTCTCAAGCCTCCCTTAACTTACATAtgcaggtgtgtgcgtgtgtgctcaTGGGCGCCCGCACCGTCTGCTCTTGGCTCAGCTTGCCTCACGCTCACTGTACTCTTTTACACCACTTTCAACAGTTCATACCAGCCCGTTGCCTAGGATAGCATGTGCCATTtagtggtgctcagtaaataccttcAGTAAGAGAATGAATGGAGGCTGGAGCGCAAAAGAGGGGTCCAAGTGACTGGACTTCAGAGCCCGGCTCACCTCAGTCCCTGTACCATCCTGCTGCTTCTCACTCACTGTCGGAGCACCTGTAGTGCAACAAGCTCAAGCACACGCTGCAGGGCTGGCTCTTCCTGGGGGTTTTCAGCACGCTTGTGTCCCATTCTTCCCCACAGCCCTGTGACAGTTACCTGGGAGCACTCCAGCACATGGCCTGGGCCTGAGTAGAATTGTTTCCCAATGTGACCATGAAAATGAatgtttctattaatttcttgcacatagtttaaaaaatcagtaataataaagaCTCATCACAAATTTGAGAGCCAGTGATTTAAACAGTGATTCTAGGTTTTTAATAAAGCATAGTTGCAGACAACTACAATACAGTGTCAGCCAATATCGCTTTATACAAGCCCCCACCATAAATTCCTTTTTGAGTTTAAAGTCCAGAAGAAGTTTACAGTTACAGTTGAACTTGTATGCTTCCTTtgtcagataataaatactatatTGTCCTTTTGGTTTTCACTGCTAGGAAACCTAGTCTAAACTCACTTTCAAATCTTATGCCTGGTGTCTTAGAACTTCAGTTTCTAATGAGTCATTAGACAACTTAATTATTcccttatacataattttaaatattccaccTGAAATTCATTTGAAAGTAGGAACACTAGAGGTAAAAATGGTGTTTAgtaaattatttgacaaattgTTTTTGATAAATTCATTAGGCATAGACAATATGTtcgatgttttattttctttcttttctagtaaACAGTGATAATGCTTTGCCAGTAGGTCTCAGAACAATGGTTGTTTATATACCTAAGTCTTTCCTTGTCACTCTGTCTGTATATTACTTTGTGTACCCTTTtctaatgaaatgttttatattgagataattgtggattcacatacacttggaagaaataatacagagattttATGTGCCCTTTACCCAGTCTTCCCCAATGGTCACCTCTTGCAAAactgtaatacagtttgaaaagtgGGATGTTGACATTGATAAAGTCAAGATAATCCCTCTTGTTGCCACACCCATATCCCTTCTACCCTACCCACTctttagcccctggcaaccactaatctgttctccatttctgtaatttcatgatttcaagattgttgtacagggacttccctgttggcgcagtggttgtgaatccgcctgccaatgcaggggacacgggttcgagccctggtccgggaagatcccacatgccacggagcaactaagcccgtgcgccacaactactgagcctgcgctctatagcccgcgagccacaactactgaagcccgcatgcctagagcctgtgctctgcaacaagagaagccaccgcaatgagaagcctgcgcaccgcaatgaagagtagcccccgctcgccgccaactagagaaagcccgtgcacagcaacaaagacccaacacagccaaaaataaataaatagattaaaaaaaaaatgtacaaatgtgaGTCATACAGTAGGTAAAACATTTGAGGATTGGCTTTTCTCATTCAGCATTAATTATTTGGAGATTCTCCAGGGTTGTTATGTGAATCaagagtttgtgccttttgattgctgagtcatattccatggtatggatacaccacagttTGTTGAACCATTCACCTATTAAGGATATcagagttgtttctagtttggggctattacaaataaaggtgctgtaaatattcaaaaaaaaaaaaaaaacatctttttcGACATGTCTGAGATGCTGCTCTGTGGGGTCGAGCGCCATGTCTGCGCGCAAAAGGCAGCAGCCGCGTGGCCGCCCCTCAACTAAGTTTGATAATATGCATATCTCTTGAAGATTCACTTATCACCTAGTATATTAAAATACTGGAGAAGTTCTGCTTCAGGTAAACGTGTTTATTGCTGATGAACTCAGATTTCCCCCAAGTTTTTCATAATAAGAAAATACTTCCTTGAGGAATATTTAACTTTTGGCTCTACAACATAGTGGTAAATGTCACCACTATGTTACCATGGTGGTAAACTATCACTCCTATTTGCTACAATATCAATTAATTATTGTgtaattaatacatttattaacATCTACTAACCAGGCCCTGAGCTAGGTACTGGGAATTTAAAGCTAAAAGGCACCAGGTTTGGCCATTAGAATCACCCATGGGGCATTTTTTTAGAGTACACGTATCTGGACTTCACACCAGGCCTACTAGTCTATGAGAGCGGACCTGCCAAGATGTATTCTTTAACCTTTTACTAGGATTCTGGTAATGAACTGGGTTTGGAAACAACTGATCCATAACATAGTTTTTCATATTAAGCCAACCTAgttctgttctattttgtaaatatcaACGAAGAAAACAAAGTTCAAAAGAGAAACTATCGAATaatcatagaaaaagaaaggaaactaaagagGATAGACGAGAAAGGAGATAGGACAGCACCACGGAGATGCAGTGCAGCTGAGCAGTGTGCTTGCGTGCTGCATACGTGTGTGCCTGTGCTTgactgtgcgtgtgtgtgtgcacccacACGTGATGAGATTGATGACATTGGCTGGAGAGGGAGCAGGAAAAGAGGTACACTCTAGGTCCTCCACGGGCTAAGAACAGATCTCTATCCTTTATCAGAGTCATGACAAACACCTCCTATGCCTTAGCTAAAGACATTGAGGGCAGTGGAAGAGGAGGAAAACTGTATAGGAGGAGTAAACTTGCGAACTGAATAGTTTAGGACAATGGACTTCAAACTTGTTCTGATGGCAGAGGAGTTAGGAATCATCTTGCTCTTTGAGGAATGATATGAAACACTGATGGGCTcagaatatatacacacaatttttTCTAAGTCAGGTATTACCATTTCCTAGTGAAAGCAGGTGATAGGGTGCAAGGTAAATACAAAGGAAAGGACTTTTGAGAATGttactgtgcttcctggaatacAACTCTATTAAAGGTGGGACCTTAAATACTGCACGGTCTCACTTAGACATggaatccatttttaaaacagctaaacttagagaaacagagagtagaatggtggttgccaggggctggtgggtgGGAAATGGGGAGCTATTGGTCAAATgtcacaaacttccagttatatgaTGAATATGTTCTGGggttgtaatgtacagcatggcgattacagttaacaatactgtattatatacttgaaagttgctaagagagtagatcttaaatgttcccaccacaaaaaagtagttttgtgaagtgatggatgttaTAACTAACCATGTTGGGgtaatcatttaaatatatatatatatatatataccaagtCATAATGTCATACACCTCAAACTTACACAAGTATTTCTCAGTAAAGCAAGAAAATGTGGTGGGTTCTTATTGGGTTTCAGCTTTTATATCTTGGGTGTTCCTTAAAGAGTTTGACTTTTAGGTGATATGCTTAATTACATCTCAGATTAAAACATTACTTTCTAGAATTGAGTCAGAGAAATTGTCCACCTTACTTCTGGAATTCTGTGGGGGAAAATATGCCCATTGTCTGAACATTAGATGTTAAGGGTCTAAGAGCACAACTTCAACATTAGAGAGACATGGTAGATACAATACAGATGTTGGAATTTGTATTTGGGGGAAGAATACCTGGATATTTTAGGAAGAAAGAGTGGATCTTTTAGGAAGAAAGCCAGATCTTTATGACATTATGTATAACCTTCAAAATTCACTTATGAAGTtgtgaaatgaaaattaatttaaaactcaACCTCTATAGACATATAGTTTCAATAGAAAGAAGACATCACTATCAGAGCTACCCACATGGGTTTAGAGATGCTGCCCCATACTTCCTCGCAGACAAAAGGCCCGAAACATGGCTGCCATCTTGTGGTTCACAATTAAGTAGGCTTTGGAAATACTCACAGTGGCTACTTTCTGCCAGAAAACAAAGCCTTTCAAACAACACTGGACCTGGGATAGGAGCAGAAGCTTAAAGTCTTGGATACTCATGGAATCCAGATGCTGCAAAAGTGTTAGTTTCTAAATGCTGAGAAATGGCAGAGATTAAGTGAGGATCTATTGGGAGGATTCTCTGATATAAAGTGATCTTGACTTGATTTCTTTGGAAGACATTACCTAGAACAAATGTATAGCAGAGTGGATAGGGGCTGGGATCTAGGGATGCAAATCAATAAGAGGGTTGAAAGTGCTCCAGCTCTGTGTTCACTATGAGCCTTTCATCAGCAGACAGAAGAACACGAATTGAAGGACAGGTCTTGTTCTACTTCaaagttgaagaagaaaaattatagccAAGATTTATTAAGCAACCTTGGACTTCTTTGTAACCCAAAAAGATCTCTCTGATTTTCTCTGTGGCTATCTTGGCCACACACCAAAAACAAGTTTGAGTGATGGAGCTCAGGGTCAAGATGCTGGAAAGATTTTAGCAGACGGGAAGCGTTTTCCAGTCTCTAGTAGCTCAGGATAAGTTCATTCTTCAATCTTTGAATAAAATTTCCTACGACCCTACGAAGCCCAGTTTTGGATTGAAGGGTGAATGCCTTGATTTACTTTTACTATGCAGGAGCATATCATAATGAAATTGCCTATAAGCAACTGGATACTTGCCCCTAGCGTTTAGCAGACACCAACCATGAAAGAAACAAATCCAGTAACTACATGAACGGGTGtcgaaaaaatatgttttaattgttattgttatttgagAGAGGAAGAGTGCTAAGTGAAAGGCATCAGAGAAGCTGTGGGGACATGAAAATTGTGGAGGAAACAAGAGGGGGTTTAGGAAGTATTAAAGTGAGCTTTGAATTAGGGTGCATTTCATGTTCCTAAAGAGATACAAATGAAGATCGAATTCTTTACTAATGCTTTGGCTTGGTCTAAATGTGGGACACATAATTTTGGAATTTGTGTCTAGGTTATAGAAGAGTTGTTGAGTCCCATCTACTTTGGGCGGGCGCTGGGTTAGGTAGATACTTCACATATATTACTCCATTTCCTTTTCAGAACAATTTTATGAAGCAGAGAGAGGTAACTTCCTCTAGTAAGTGgcataattaaaatttcaaactaGGCTGGACTGACTCTATAGCATCTGTTATTTCCACTACACCAGGAAATCATGAATCATTCTCTGCTGATGTATGTTTTTTATTATGTCTAACTAGGAGCAGACTTTCAGAAGCAGCTGACAGTAGTTATTCATTGTCAGAAGCAGCAGCTTAGTAAAAATGATTACCATGTATATTTGGTAAACATTATTATTCAGGTAAACAATACTAAAAACCTCATTCAGCAGGTCAATTCATTCACCTACTTTGGCTGCATTTTGCAGCCCACTCATCATGATTGGCCATCATGATAAACTACTTctcaaaagaattaaatatttcatAGGGCACACAGAAATATTTCTGGTCAACTCGTTTCCATTATTAAATTgtgcctttaaatttttttcttccttttccatgttgtgtaatgaagcaaagaaacattTTATATCAAGTACAGTTTTTTCAAGAGCTGGGTCAATTTCAAGGCTCCTTTTAAGGAAAAATTTAGTCCTTCCAAAAGGTACTCCCTTGGCCCACTTCCATGTGCAAGTGGGCTGGcctactgaaagaaaatatattttgagttctTAAACTTTTACACCACAATATTAATTCTGCATCACGTACATCTAGTTGGTAAAGCCtatggatctttttttagttaataatacaaagaaatgacTCATGAATTGGCTTTCATTCTATCCTTGTGTAAAACTCACTTGAGATTAACTATTCATCTCTCAAGATTCTCTAAGCTTCATCCTCTAATAAGCGGCATTACCAGAAATCCACATGCCTGGACTCTATTCTCACAGCTCTCTGAAGCATTGTTGAATGATGCAAGATGTCTGCACACACGTGGGTTCCTGTTCTAGATTCTCCACTTATTAAATATGTGACCTTcagaaaattacttaatttccttAAGTCCAGTTTCCTCACTGGTAAGATAATTTTggaaattcaattcaattcagcaaatatatttagaatatcTGTTAGGCCCTATGCTTTGTGCTGGAGTCAGgtataaaaaaattcattcattattGACCCAGTATTTATTCTGAGCACATAGTCTATGTCAGTCACTGTCCTAAGGGCTAAGGATAAATCTTTGAACCAGGCTGACAAATTTCCTGTCCTCATAgcttatattttcataaaatattcagaaaataagcAAGGAAATGAAGAACTAATTCAATATGAATTCAAGTAAGTGATAGGAACTacgaagaaaataaagcagaaggaTCAGGTGACTGTGGGAATATGGCTGCTTTAGAAACAATTGCCAGAAAAGATTCCATCTAGGAGGTGGACATTTGACAGAGATAAGAATGATAAGAAAAGATGAtcaagaaatcagagaggaacaAAAGTATAATTTCAGTAAGTGCTAGGATTGAAGTATACAGCAGAAATTTCTTGGGAGGATGTGTTTAAGCAATGTAAAATTGCCTCAGATGAAGTTGTGCCCAAATAGATACTCACCAAATGTTAGCCATCTTTTCTCCCTTTAAGATTTAACATGGCATTCTTCTCCTTTAATCAGT
Above is a genomic segment from Balaenoptera acutorostrata chromosome 7, mBalAcu1.1, whole genome shotgun sequence containing:
- the LOC130708640 gene encoding serine palmitoyltransferase 1-like, whose translation is MATVAEQWVLVEMVQALYEAPAYHLILEGILILWIIRLLFSKTYKLQERSDFTVKEKEELIEEWQPEPLVPPVSKDHPALNYNIVSGPPSHNIVVNGKECINFASFNFLGLLDNPRLKAAALASLKKCGVGTCGPRGF